A single window of Nicotiana sylvestris chromosome 3, ASM39365v2, whole genome shotgun sequence DNA harbors:
- the LOC138887752 gene encoding uncharacterized protein, with protein MDEDDEEKTSFTTPLSTYCYRVMPFGLKNAWATYIRANTTVFHNMMHKEIEDAAIKWTDDCQKDFDKIKDYLSKPHILVPSKLGSPLCLYLSVMDNSFGCVLGQHDTTCKKEHAVYYLTKKFTNYEVKYTLLERTYCALTWVAQKLRHYLLAYTTYLISRMDPLKYILQKSMPICRLAKWQILLIELNIVYVTRTTMKAQALADHLVENLVDDDYKPLSTYFLDEEVNSIEELVPDDSHVWKMYFDGAVNIKRVGIGEILISPIGPNYLATTRLYFFCTNNTIKYESCNMGLKIALDLDVHELLVMGDSDLLIRQAQGK; from the exons atggatgaggatGATGAAGAAAAGACCTCTTTCACCACTCCATTGAGTACTTATTGTtatagggtcatgccatttggtttgaagaatgcatGGGCGACTTATATAAGGGCCAATACTACTGTTTTCCACAACATGATGcacaaagagattgaa GATGCTGCTATCAAGTGGACAGACGATTGCCAAAAagattttgacaagatcaaagattATCTGTCAAAACCCCATATACTGGTCCCATCTAAACTTGGTAGCCCTTTGTGTTTATATCTATCAGTGATGGATAATTCCTTTGGAtgcgttctggggcaacatgatacGACATGCAAAAAGGAACATGCAGTCTATTATTTGACCAAGAAGTTCACcaattatgaggttaagtacacccttttagaaaggacatattgtgccttgacttgggtcgctcagaagctgaggcattatcttttggcctacactacttatctcatatccagaatggatcctttgaagtatatcttacAAAAGTCAATGCCCATATGCAGGCTCGCAAAATGGCAGATTCTACTCATAGAGCTCAACAttgtctatgtcactcgcaccacaatgaaagcacaggctttggcagatcatttggTAGAGAATCTAGTTGATGATGATTACAAGCCACTGAGCACATACTTCCTGGACGAAGAGGTCAACTCAATAGAGGAATTAGTTCCGGACGACAGCCATGtatggaaaatgtattttgatgggGCTGTCAATATCAAAAGAGTTGGGATCGGGGAAATCCTCATCTCACCTATTGGACCAAATTACCTTGCAACGACACGACTTTACTTCTTCTGTACCAATAATACGATAAAATACGAGTCTTGTAACATGGGTCTAAAAATAGCCCTCGATCTGGATGTGCATGAACTATtggttatgggagattctgacttgcttatccggcaagcccaaggaaAATGA